A genome region from Coffea arabica cultivar ET-39 chromosome 7e, Coffea Arabica ET-39 HiFi, whole genome shotgun sequence includes the following:
- the LOC113700396 gene encoding nuclear transcription factor Y subunit B-3-like, with protein sequence MTGKKSQNSPVGSPLSGNVSDFSSKEQDRFLPIANVSRIMKKSLPANAKISKEAKETVQECVSEFISFITGEASDKCQREKRKTINGDDLLWAMTTLGFENYVSPLKVYLNKYRENEGDKSSMVREEDQLPPISPNKTSSGHGEVSRGNDPISARPNFQTLSNAYYSLDSKVASKGHGDPGRMIGYGENLMAGAYNIGKIHEIEGSGNRVITTNLHHGIEW encoded by the coding sequence ATGACCGGGAAAAAGAGCCAAAACAGCCCAGTGGGAAGTCCATTATCGGGTAATGTCTCCGATTTCTCATCTAAGGAGCAAGACCGCTTTCTTCCGATAGCAAATGTTAGCCGGATCATGAAGAAATCACTCCCTGCAAACgcaaaaatatcaaaagaagCCAAGGAAACCGTCCAAGAATGTGTATCTGAGTTCATTAGCTTCATCACGGGCGAAGCGTCGGATAAATGTCAAAGGGAAAAGAGGAAGACCATCAATGGTGATGATCTTTTGTGGGCTATGACGACATTAGGGTTTGAGAATTATGTCAGTCCATTGAAGGTTTATCTCAACAAATATAGGGAAAATGAAGGTGACAAAAGTTCCATGGTCAGAGAAGAGGATCAGCTTCCACCTATTAGTCCTAATAAAACCAGTAGTGGCCATGGTGAAGTGTCTAGAGGTAATGATCCCATATCAGCAAGGCCTAATTTTCAGACTCTTTCCAATGCTTATTATTCACTTGATTCAAAGGTGGCCTCAAAAGGCCATGGAGATCCAGGAAGGATGATTGGCTATGGTGAGAATTTGATGGCCGGTGCCTACAATATTGGCAAAATCCATGAAATTGAGGGAAGTGGTAATAGGGTCATCACCACTAATCTTCATCATGGGATTGAGTGGTAG